In a genomic window of uncultured Flavobacterium sp.:
- a CDS encoding lantibiotic dehydratase, with amino-acid sequence MEALYVASPAFYEEFRKHLNKPITDNKDLKKINNSLYKYQSRASNRCTPFGLFAGLSIGNWSDENKIVLNKDLSKTLNRRTRLDMNVLFWIAQEITKQSFIKPHLRYFPNASIYLVGDTYRYIEYYYLNNHRFHKLNKVDYSPYLDLILEQSKNGLNQDELVDLLINDEISFEEANDFVEEIISSQLLINEFEPTITGEDYFSRLLENLDNIFKINPGNELKHLINLLDSVDELIEINDASIFNSIDTYKSIHQKLKIILPELSETNLFQIDLYKEAETATLNKSIQTQLQNAISFLNKITPPEINSNLENFKTRFDDYYEGKEIPLLLALDTETGIGYPQKDNDGINDLIDTIYADVASKKEEIKWDSVQPHLLKLIISSIKENKKVIEISESDFKGIDFSDSLLTSSYSIMFKVLNAETNKIAISGTGNSSAINLLGRFAGGSKKLESIVKEIAVFEQQQMPDKILAEIVHLPESRTGNVLSRPAFRDYEIPYLAKSSVDDEFQVKMEDLVLKLRDDKIILFDNRLKKEIIPRMGNAHNHSNNSLPLYHFLGDLQTQYFTKTALGFNWGVLTNQFSFLPRVEYQNTVLSPATWQLKKHDLEPLQNKTATNIEKQKLFFDLKERIELPNKFLVIEYDNELLISCDNPIAVDTFIDLIKNRNQLTIFEYLFEKDSALIKDTEGAEFTNECIAIVLNEATKKESPKVIEKKTFASKQTFGIGSEWLYYKIYCGVKTADSILSEKIKYITEKLLSENSIDKWFFIRYADPDIHLRFRLHITNFEKYGEILQLINAELEPLLDQHIISKIQVDTYKRELDRYGDNSIELAEELFYNDSVFVTDMLEMIDADHGGTIRWQMAIRSVDEFLNDFKLTLEEKYNLIEMLSNSFFQEHGGKQELKTALNQKFRTLRSQLEDILDSNNEEEKEYYPIVELLQIRSQSNQLIVDEILKLRDQNELKVKLGGLLSSLLHMNLDRLFMGRNRTNEFVVYDLLARHYKGKLARLKFDRKTSLIDSELMQLR; translated from the coding sequence TTGGAAGCACTATATGTGGCCTCGCCGGCATTTTATGAAGAATTTCGAAAACATCTTAATAAACCTATTACTGATAATAAGGATCTAAAGAAAATCAATAATTCGTTATACAAATATCAAAGTCGTGCAAGTAATCGCTGCACACCATTTGGTTTATTTGCAGGTTTGAGTATTGGTAATTGGTCTGATGAAAACAAGATTGTACTTAATAAAGATTTAAGTAAAACCTTGAATAGAAGAACACGTCTGGACATGAATGTTCTTTTTTGGATCGCGCAGGAAATAACAAAACAATCTTTTATAAAACCTCATTTAAGATATTTTCCTAACGCAAGTATTTATTTAGTTGGCGATACTTATCGTTATATTGAATATTATTATCTTAATAACCACCGTTTTCATAAATTAAATAAAGTTGATTATTCGCCTTATTTGGATCTTATTTTAGAACAAAGTAAAAACGGATTAAATCAGGATGAACTGGTTGATTTATTGATTAATGACGAAATTAGTTTTGAAGAAGCCAATGATTTTGTTGAAGAAATAATTTCTTCACAATTGCTTATAAATGAATTTGAACCAACAATTACCGGAGAAGATTATTTCTCGAGATTACTCGAAAATCTGGACAATATCTTTAAAATAAATCCTGGAAATGAGCTAAAACATTTAATTAATTTGTTGGATTCAGTCGATGAATTAATCGAAATTAATGATGCATCAATTTTCAATTCTATTGATACGTATAAAAGCATACATCAAAAATTAAAAATCATTCTGCCGGAATTAAGCGAAACAAATTTGTTTCAAATTGATTTGTATAAAGAAGCTGAGACTGCGACTTTGAATAAATCAATACAAACACAATTACAGAATGCGATTTCGTTTTTGAATAAAATTACGCCACCGGAAATAAATTCAAATCTTGAGAATTTTAAAACCAGATTTGACGATTATTACGAAGGCAAGGAAATACCATTATTACTGGCATTAGATACAGAAACTGGAATTGGATATCCGCAAAAAGACAACGATGGAATTAACGATTTAATCGATACTATTTATGCAGATGTAGCAAGCAAGAAAGAAGAAATAAAATGGGATTCTGTACAGCCGCATTTACTGAAATTAATTATTAGCAGCATTAAAGAGAATAAAAAAGTTATTGAAATTAGCGAATCAGACTTTAAAGGAATCGATTTTTCAGATTCATTATTGACTTCTTCGTATTCAATAATGTTCAAAGTACTTAATGCCGAAACTAATAAAATTGCGATTTCGGGTACAGGTAATAGCAGCGCCATAAATTTGTTAGGGAGGTTTGCCGGAGGAAGTAAAAAACTGGAAAGTATTGTAAAAGAAATTGCAGTATTTGAACAACAACAAATGCCGGATAAAATCCTGGCAGAAATAGTGCATTTACCCGAAAGCAGAACCGGAAACGTTTTGTCACGACCAGCTTTTCGCGATTATGAAATTCCTTATTTAGCAAAAAGTTCTGTTGATGACGAATTTCAGGTTAAAATGGAAGATTTAGTGCTGAAATTAAGAGACGATAAAATTATTTTATTCGACAATCGTCTAAAAAAAGAAATTATTCCCCGTATGGGAAATGCACACAATCACAGCAATAATAGTTTACCGTTATATCATTTTTTAGGCGATTTACAAACTCAATATTTTACAAAAACAGCTTTAGGTTTTAATTGGGGAGTTTTAACGAATCAATTTAGCTTTTTGCCAAGAGTCGAATATCAAAATACCGTTTTATCTCCGGCAACATGGCAATTAAAAAAGCATGATTTAGAACCATTGCAAAATAAAACAGCAACAAATATTGAAAAACAAAAGCTCTTTTTTGATTTAAAAGAACGAATTGAATTGCCAAACAAGTTTTTAGTAATTGAATATGATAACGAATTATTGATTTCATGCGATAATCCAATTGCGGTTGACACCTTTATAGATCTTATAAAAAATAGAAATCAATTGACCATATTTGAATATTTATTCGAAAAAGATTCGGCATTAATTAAAGACACAGAAGGAGCAGAGTTCACAAACGAATGCATTGCAATTGTACTAAATGAAGCGACTAAAAAAGAATCGCCAAAAGTTATAGAAAAGAAAACTTTTGCAAGTAAACAAACATTTGGGATTGGAAGTGAATGGCTGTATTATAAAATTTATTGCGGTGTAAAAACAGCGGATTCTATTTTATCGGAAAAAATAAAATATATAACCGAAAAGCTTTTAAGCGAAAATAGTATTGATAAATGGTTCTTTATCAGATATGCAGATCCTGATATTCATCTAAGATTTAGATTGCATATTACTAATTTCGAAAAGTATGGCGAAATATTACAGCTCATAAATGCCGAATTAGAACCTTTATTAGACCAACATATTATATCTAAAATTCAAGTTGATACATACAAACGAGAATTAGACAGATATGGCGATAATAGCATTGAACTTGCCGAAGAATTATTTTATAATGACAGCGTATTTGTTACAGATATGTTGGAAATGATTGATGCTGATCATGGCGGAACAATTAGATGGCAAATGGCGATTCGATCCGTTGATGAATTTTTGAATGATTTTAAATTGACATTAGAAGAAAAATATAATTTGATAGAAATGCTAAGTAATTCTTTTTTTCAAGAACACGGTGGAAAACAAGAGTTGAAAACAGCTTTGAATCAGAAGTTTAGAACATTACGAAGTCAATTAGAAGATATACTTGATTCGAATAATGAAGAAGAAAAAGAATATTATCCAATTGTAGAATTACTTCAAATCCGAAGTCAATCTAATCAATTAATAGTGGATGAAATTCTAAAATTAAGAGATCAAAACGAGCTAAAAGTAAAATTGGGCGGATTACTTTCAAGTTTGTTGCACATGAATTTAGACAGACTTTTTATGGGACGCAATCGCACTAACGAGTTTGTTGTTTACGATTTATTGGCAAGACATTACAAAGGTAAGTTAGCAAGATTAAAATTTGATCGTAAAACTTCTTTAATAGATTCTGAACTTATGCAATTGCGTTAA
- a CDS encoding lanthionine synthetase LanC family protein has product MWNKIIKDEDLVSKVEKKLKEISKSFDTYDESDCSLFLGQSGLVLFMAYHSKHKERLNESEAYVQELFDYFQEPDNLNFSFGIAGILHTLYHLEKEDFFDFEDNISDFDYSIFHEFISNDTSLDFLHGNTGVVFSLLEQNIGSKYDYLFDAWIASIDKIKENDPNFLKWKVDFTLAKDEHPTEGYSFGLAHGVPSIILVLLKLFDRKKDFKLLQYLNKSIDFLLSVRFDASSEFYFPSQLVNNDKTDSNLAWCYGDLGVAMAIFQYAKYFDKRELVEFALEIFTKHSSKRDVHTYTVVDASICHGSAGIAHIYARIYNYTNIELYRETAEYWYGITLEKAEYPDGIAGYKQFHGKDEPLVNEFGLFEGVSGIGLSLISAISNIEPKWDRTLLLS; this is encoded by the coding sequence ATGTGGAATAAAATTATAAAAGACGAGGATTTAGTAAGTAAAGTGGAGAAAAAATTAAAGGAAATTTCAAAATCCTTCGACACTTACGATGAATCAGATTGTTCTTTGTTTTTAGGACAATCAGGATTGGTATTGTTCATGGCTTATCATTCTAAGCATAAAGAACGCCTGAATGAAAGTGAAGCTTATGTTCAGGAATTATTTGATTATTTTCAAGAGCCGGATAACTTGAATTTCTCTTTTGGAATCGCCGGAATTTTACATACACTTTATCATTTAGAGAAAGAAGATTTTTTTGATTTTGAGGATAATATCAGCGATTTTGATTACTCAATTTTTCATGAATTTATTTCTAATGATACTTCTTTAGATTTTTTACATGGCAATACAGGCGTTGTATTTAGTCTTTTAGAACAAAATATTGGATCAAAATATGATTATTTATTTGATGCCTGGATAGCTTCTATAGATAAAATAAAAGAAAATGATCCAAATTTTTTAAAATGGAAAGTTGATTTTACATTGGCAAAAGATGAACATCCTACAGAAGGATATTCTTTTGGACTCGCGCATGGAGTTCCGTCAATAATTCTTGTTTTGCTAAAATTATTTGACAGAAAGAAAGATTTTAAACTATTACAATATTTAAATAAAAGCATTGACTTTTTGCTAAGCGTTAGATTTGATGCTTCGTCAGAATTTTATTTTCCAAGTCAATTAGTAAATAATGACAAAACGGACAGTAATCTGGCTTGGTGTTATGGCGATTTGGGAGTTGCAATGGCAATTTTTCAATATGCTAAATACTTTGATAAAAGAGAATTAGTAGAATTTGCATTAGAAATATTTACCAAGCATTCCTCAAAAAGAGATGTTCATACTTATACGGTTGTTGACGCAAGCATTTGCCACGGAAGCGCCGGTATTGCACATATTTACGCAAGAATTTATAACTATACTAATATCGAATTATACAGAGAAACGGCTGAATATTGGTACGGAATCACTTTAGAAAAAGCCGAATATCCAGATGGAATAGCCGGATATAAGCAATTTCACGGTAAAGATGAGCCATTAGTAAATGAATTTGGTTTGTTTGAAGGAGTTTCCGGCATCGGACTTTCTTTGATTAGTGCAATCAGCAATATTGAACCAAAATGGGACAGGACATTATTATTATCATAA